The following proteins are co-located in the Leptodactylus fuscus isolate aLepFus1 chromosome 8, aLepFus1.hap2, whole genome shotgun sequence genome:
- the BBS5 gene encoding BBSome complex member BBS5 has translation MLSVLDALWEDRDVRFDIASQQMKMRPGEVLIDCLDSIEDTKGNNGDRGRLLVTNLRIIWHSIALPRVNLAVGYNCIINITTRTANSKLRGQTEALYILTKCNNTRFEFIFTNVVPGSPRLFTSVIAVHRAYETSKMYRDLKLRGALIQNKQLRLLPREQVYDKINGVWNLSSDQGNLGTFFITNVRIVWHANMNDSFNVSIPYLQIRSIKIRDSKFGLALVIESSQQSGGYVLGFKIDPVEKLQDSVKEINSLHRVYSASPIFGVEYEMEEKPQALEELTVEQVQDDVEIEADEHTDAFVAYFADGNKQQDREPVFSEELGLAIEKLKDGFTLQGLWDVMS, from the exons ATGTTGTCCGTGCTGGATGCGCTGTGGGAGGACCGCGACGTCCGGTTTGACATCGCCTCCCA ACAAATGAAAATGAGACCTGGAGAAGTGCTGATAGACTGCCTGGACTCTATCGAAGATACCAAGGGGAACAACGGGGACAGAG ggagACTTTTAGTAACCAACCTGCGAATCATTTGGCACTCGATAGCATTGCCCAGAGTTAATCTTG CGGTCGGCTACAATTGTATAATAAACATTACTACGAGGACAGCCAATTCA AAATTGCGGGGCCAAACTGAAGCTCTCTATATACTGACTAAATGCAACAACACTCGCTTTGAGTTTATATTTACCAATGTGGTACCGGGCAGTCCAAGGCTGTTCACTTCAGTTATTGCTGTACACAG AGCTTATGAAACATCTAAGATGTATCGAGATCTCAAACTAAGAGGGGCGCTGATCCAAAATAAGCAACTTAGACTCCTTCCTCGGGAACAAGTTTATGACAAAATCAATGGCGTGTGGAACCTGTCCAGCGACCAG GGCAACTTAGGCACGTTCTTTATAACTAATGTCAGAATAGTTTGGCATGCCAACATGAACGACAGCTTTAATGTCAGCATACCTTACCTTCAAATT CGCTCCATAAAGATACGAGACTCCAAGTTCGGCTTAGCTCTTGTTATCGAAAGCTCCCAGCAG AGTGGCGGGTACGTTCTCGGCTTTAAAATCGACCCAGTAGAGAAGCTCCAGGATTCTGTAAAGGAGATAAATTCACTGCACCGAGTTTACTCTGCAAGCCCCATATTTGGAGTAGAGTATGAGATGGAAGAAAAG CCCCAGGCCCTGGAGGAGCTCACAGTTGAACAGGTTCAGGATGACGTGGAGATAGAAGCTGATGAGCACACGGATGCGTTTGTG GCTTATTTTGCTGATGGAAACAAG CAACAAGATCGTGAGCCGGTCTTTTCTGAAGAACTTGGCCTCGCCATTGAGAAGCTAAAGGATGGATTTACTCTTCAGGGATTATGGGATGTTATGAGCTAA